A single region of the Jatrophihabitans sp. GAS493 genome encodes:
- a CDS encoding ABC transporter permease — protein MGTYLQFAVLGLGLGAIYVGLANGLVLVYRATGIINFAMGAIAMWGGYVYAQLRIDGKLVLPIGSIQLGNQPMTTAPAMAIGIASAVLVGILVHYLVFRPVRRAPALAQVVVSVALMITLQALVIIRFGSDTVQVPALMPDTTYIIFGAPIALAEILMAAVMVVLSALIWAYLRFTRAGVATRAASDNERAAILMGFSPDRLAGVALVLASALSTIGVILASPLTGINPTNYTLYVVPALAVMLVARMSSIVVATIAGLLLGALQSILTFMVTYTWWPKWAAAGIDQVVPFIIVMIILFAIGKRLPSRGSLQTMRLPDVTIPRIRPIPATIVVVVVGAGLALTNGVYRFGLTTSIVMMLLALSYVLITGYLGQISLAQAAFAGAAGFALSKVTTNWNWPFPLAILFSALVASALGVIVALPALRIRGAQLAIVTLAAALAIERFVFNNYSLTPAEGNPIADPHLFGINFSIRAGRDVSRLSFSIMVLVIAVIVVLFFVRIVSGDLGRAFLAVRANERAAASAGINVRFTKLIGFALSAFIAGVAGCLLGYGHGQLSAASFTVFVGLQVLAIAYLGGITSWGGAAVAGCLAPLGIVYTIINQIWDTGNIYALISGLALILTAIINPSGIAGETVRQIDWVRRWMSERSSHPPLSPPTEPVRTPVPAERSAAHVQH, from the coding sequence ATGGGCACGTATCTGCAGTTCGCAGTATTGGGACTGGGGCTAGGCGCGATCTACGTCGGCCTGGCCAACGGCCTCGTGCTCGTCTACCGGGCGACCGGCATCATCAACTTCGCGATGGGTGCCATCGCCATGTGGGGCGGCTACGTCTACGCCCAGCTGCGTATCGACGGCAAGCTGGTGCTGCCGATCGGCTCGATCCAACTGGGAAACCAGCCGATGACCACAGCGCCGGCGATGGCCATCGGTATCGCCTCCGCAGTGCTCGTCGGCATCCTCGTCCACTACCTGGTCTTCCGTCCCGTCCGCCGCGCCCCGGCGCTGGCCCAGGTGGTCGTGTCGGTGGCCCTCATGATCACCCTGCAGGCGCTGGTGATCATCCGTTTCGGCTCGGACACCGTCCAGGTGCCCGCCCTCATGCCGGACACGACGTACATCATCTTCGGCGCACCGATCGCCCTGGCCGAGATCCTGATGGCGGCGGTCATGGTGGTGCTGTCGGCGCTCATCTGGGCCTACCTGCGATTCACCCGGGCCGGCGTTGCCACTCGTGCCGCCTCGGACAACGAGCGCGCGGCGATTCTGATGGGATTCTCGCCGGACCGCCTGGCCGGAGTCGCGCTGGTGCTCGCCTCGGCGTTGAGCACCATCGGTGTCATCCTGGCCAGCCCGCTCACCGGCATCAACCCGACCAACTACACGCTCTACGTCGTGCCGGCGCTGGCGGTCATGCTCGTCGCCCGGATGTCCTCGATCGTGGTCGCCACCATCGCCGGTCTGCTGCTCGGTGCGCTGCAGTCGATCCTCACGTTCATGGTCACCTACACCTGGTGGCCGAAGTGGGCGGCCGCGGGAATCGATCAGGTCGTGCCGTTCATCATCGTCATGATCATCCTCTTCGCCATCGGTAAGCGGCTGCCCTCCCGCGGTTCGCTGCAGACGATGCGGCTGCCTGACGTGACGATTCCCCGTATCCGCCCGATTCCGGCCACGATCGTGGTCGTCGTTGTCGGGGCCGGCCTGGCGCTGACCAACGGCGTGTACCGCTTCGGGCTCACGACGTCGATCGTCATGATGCTGCTGGCGCTCTCCTACGTACTCATCACCGGCTACCTCGGCCAGATCTCGCTGGCTCAGGCCGCCTTCGCCGGTGCCGCCGGTTTCGCCCTGTCGAAGGTGACCACGAACTGGAATTGGCCGTTCCCGCTGGCGATTCTCTTCTCGGCCCTCGTCGCCTCGGCGCTGGGCGTGATCGTCGCGCTGCCGGCGCTACGGATCCGCGGTGCGCAGTTGGCGATCGTCACGCTGGCCGCGGCGCTGGCCATCGAACGCTTCGTCTTCAACAACTACAGCCTCACTCCGGCCGAGGGGAATCCGATCGCCGATCCCCACCTCTTCGGTATCAACTTCTCGATTCGGGCCGGTCGCGACGTCAGCCGCCTCTCCTTCTCGATCATGGTGCTGGTCATCGCCGTTATCGTGGTCCTCTTCTTCGTCCGTATCGTCTCCGGTGACCTCGGGCGGGCCTTCCTGGCCGTCCGGGCCAATGAGCGGGCCGCGGCGTCGGCCGGTATCAACGTCCGCTTCACCAAGCTGATCGGCTTCGCGCTCTCGGCCTTCATCGCCGGGGTCGCCGGCTGCCTGCTGGGCTACGGGCACGGGCAGCTGTCGGCCGCCTCGTTCACCGTCTTCGTCGGCCTGCAGGTGCTGGCGATCGCCTACCTGGGCGGCATCACCTCGTGGGGCGGCGCGGCGGTGGCCGGCTGCCTGGCCCCGCTCGGGATCGTCTACACGATCATCAACCAGATCTGGGACACCGGGAACATCTACGCGCTGATCTCCGGCCTGGCCCTGATCCTCACCGCGATCATCAACCCGAGTGGCATCGCCGGCGAGACCGTCCGGCAGATCGACTGGGTCCGCCGGTGGATGTCCGAGCGCAGCAGCCACCCACCGCTGAGTCCGCCAACCGAGCCGGTGCGTACGCCGGTTCCGGCTGAGAGGAGTGCCGCGCATGTCCAGCACTGA
- a CDS encoding ABC transporter ATP-binding protein: MSSTEPVTSSSDGLQARGITVRYGGVVANQDVSISVPPGQIVGLIGPNGAGKTSFVDALTGFAKASGEISMGGRRIDSLRPHQRRAAGLSRTWQSGELFASLTVAENILAGARPPRPSTIFRDLFLRHDPGTAMVERALEIVGLPGSGGVRAGDLTLGQQKLVGVARALAGGCSTLLLDEPAAGLDSAESEEFAGRIRRIVDTGPGALLIDHDMGLVLSVCDTIYVLEFGKLIFRGTADEARNDPAVIAAYLGVPIEANHG; this comes from the coding sequence ATGTCCAGCACTGAGCCGGTTACCAGTTCCTCCGACGGGCTGCAGGCCCGCGGCATCACCGTCCGTTACGGCGGCGTGGTCGCTAACCAGGACGTGTCGATCTCGGTGCCACCGGGGCAGATCGTCGGGCTCATCGGCCCGAACGGTGCCGGGAAGACCAGCTTCGTCGACGCGCTCACCGGATTCGCGAAAGCCAGCGGGGAGATCTCGATGGGCGGCCGGCGGATCGATTCGCTACGACCGCATCAGCGCCGGGCCGCGGGGCTGTCGCGCACCTGGCAGTCGGGGGAGTTGTTCGCCAGCCTGACGGTGGCCGAGAACATCCTGGCCGGGGCGCGCCCACCGCGACCATCCACCATCTTCCGCGACCTCTTCCTGCGCCACGATCCCGGAACGGCGATGGTCGAGCGAGCGCTCGAGATCGTGGGACTACCCGGTTCGGGCGGCGTACGGGCTGGTGACCTGACGCTCGGGCAGCAGAAGTTGGTCGGGGTCGCCCGCGCACTGGCCGGCGGGTGCTCCACCCTGCTGCTGGACGAACCGGCGGCCGGTCTGGATAGCGCCGAGAGCGAGGAGTTCGCCGGACGTATCCGGCGCATCGTCGACACCGGTCCCGGAGCGCTGCTCATCGATCACGACATGGGCCTGGTGCTCAGCGTCTGCGACACGATCTACGTCCTGGAGTTCGGGAAGCTGATTTTCCGGGGCACCGCAGACGAGGCTCGCAATGATCCGGCCGTCATCGCGGCCTATCTCGGAGTTCCGATTGAGGCGAACCATGGCTGA
- a CDS encoding ABC transporter substrate-binding protein produces the protein MTALLVVSGCSSSSTSSSGSNAASTGSLAAGKVATGSTITIGAQAPMNGAAAFPQTGYGVEAAEYYINNVLGGINGHKLKVDLCAGDGSPETSVNCANGFVSKNYPVVLDAYDTSMGGEKPILMAAKIPVVGTLAGSGLMDTTPYPLGFYLTGPTAVSAVGSMTIIKKLGKTNASLAIVDAPATHTYVNSLINPIAKNLGLNVQVQYLDETSVNYTVAAAAQLKSKPEVGGIIALSEDGCTKLFTALRAQGFQGTIFAGSCSQFVAKMGESAAGSVSQPRLWIPSSRSYAPPAIQAQLDAFAASMKATGHPGEQSARSLYSFAGLVTLAQVMDGITGDITASAVSTAMSQVKDLQMFAGGKITCDGKQWPGAPTACSHQAIYFVVQKDGTLKPGEPDGYFDLDTSVLPST, from the coding sequence GTGACCGCACTTCTGGTCGTCAGCGGCTGCAGCAGCTCGTCAACGAGTAGCTCTGGTTCGAACGCGGCGTCCACCGGAAGCCTGGCGGCCGGCAAGGTCGCTACCGGCTCGACCATCACCATCGGCGCCCAGGCCCCGATGAACGGCGCGGCAGCGTTCCCACAGACCGGTTACGGCGTGGAGGCTGCCGAGTACTACATCAACAACGTGCTTGGCGGCATCAACGGCCACAAGCTGAAGGTGGATCTCTGCGCCGGTGACGGCAGCCCCGAGACTTCGGTCAACTGTGCCAACGGGTTCGTCTCGAAGAACTACCCGGTGGTCCTCGACGCCTACGACACCAGCATGGGCGGCGAGAAGCCGATTCTGATGGCGGCCAAGATTCCGGTGGTCGGCACACTGGCCGGCTCCGGCCTGATGGACACCACGCCGTACCCGCTCGGCTTCTACCTCACGGGCCCGACGGCGGTCAGCGCGGTCGGCTCGATGACCATCATCAAGAAGCTGGGCAAGACGAACGCCTCGCTGGCCATCGTCGATGCGCCGGCCACACACACCTACGTGAACTCGCTGATCAATCCGATCGCCAAGAACCTGGGCCTCAACGTCCAGGTTCAGTATCTGGACGAGACGAGCGTCAACTACACGGTTGCCGCCGCGGCCCAGCTGAAGAGCAAGCCCGAGGTCGGCGGCATCATCGCCCTCTCCGAGGACGGCTGCACCAAGCTGTTCACCGCGCTTCGCGCCCAGGGTTTCCAGGGCACGATCTTCGCCGGCTCCTGCTCACAGTTCGTAGCCAAGATGGGCGAGTCGGCCGCCGGTTCGGTATCGCAGCCCCGGCTGTGGATCCCGAGCTCGCGTTCCTACGCACCGCCGGCCATTCAGGCGCAGCTCGACGCGTTCGCCGCGTCGATGAAGGCCACCGGACACCCGGGGGAGCAGTCGGCTCGTTCGCTCTACTCCTTCGCCGGCCTGGTAACACTGGCCCAGGTCATGGACGGAATCACTGGTGACATCACGGCCAGCGCGGTCTCGACCGCGATGAGCCAGGTGAAGGACCTGCAGATGTTCGCCGGCGGAAAGATCACCTGCGACGGCAAGCAGTGGCCGGGTGCACCGACCGCGTGCAGCCACCAGGCGATCTACTTCGTCGTCCAGAAGGACGGGACGCTCAAGCCCGGCGAGCCGGACGGCTACTTCGACCTGGACACGTCGGTTCTCCCGAGCACCTGA